The genomic region CAATAAAGTTTTTTTGATAGGAAACTTAACAAGAGACCCGGAGCTGAAATCGCTCCCTTCCGGTTCTTCTGTGGCCACTTTCGGAGTCGCCACCAACAGAGTGTGGCGCAATCAACAGGGGGAAAAGCAGGAGGAAGTCCAGTTTCACAATATCGTCGTCTTCGGCAAGCAAGCGGATATTGTTGCCCAGTATCTCAAAAAAGGAAGCTCGGCTCTTATTGAAGGAAGACTGCAAACAAGAAACTGGGAAGCCCAGGACGGTTCCAAAAGAAACCGGACGGAGATAGTGGCGGAGAGAG from Candidatus Paceibacter sp. harbors:
- a CDS encoding single-stranded DNA-binding protein, whose amino-acid sequence is MNLNKVFLIGNLTRDPELKSLPSGSSVATFGVATNRVWRNQQGEKQEEVQFHNIVVFGKQADIVAQYLKKGSSALIEGRLQTRNWEAQDGSKRNRTEIVAERVQFGQRKGGGAGQGQGNFQEAKGASQANKPEELETIEYPEEDIKPEDIPF